A portion of the Streptomyces coeruleoprunus genome contains these proteins:
- a CDS encoding Rne/Rng family ribonuclease: MLEPNETGTAGTSEENNNSPSDTLPPRRRRRAASRPAGPPVTAETAAETAAAPAEAAAPAAEATAEAAPARTRRRATRKATTPAPAAAEAVEAPAVSAAEAPAEEAAPARPRRRATRKATAPAAEPVEAAQPVAEEPQAAAPAAEAPEAAAPARTRRRATRKATAPAVETAPAAETIPVVEPLEPAQPVAETAAPGGEATEPVAPARTRRRATRKATAPAVETAPAAEPVEAAPPVAEEPQAAAPAAEAPEAAAPARTRRRATRKTAAPVPQEEPETVEAGESLPADTVAQITAEESGAAVAAAEQAASRGRTRRRVTSPQFTAEPGQAAEPSRGRRPARPAVPVFQAPVFTEPMFQTPETAAAMAAAEAAQAAEAAEEETEEAVEAVETVQAPEAVAERAETGGRRRRRRRGEPVEPVEAPEPVEAETEAEEAEAEAEAAEGEEHDEFEERPSRRRRRGGRRRRRGEAAEAEEAEEGAEGEAEEAEYQAEAEAEAEGEEEPEAGEDGTPSAAGTSSSRRRRRRRRRSGDLAAEAETTEEDGVRTVVKVREPRALREKGAEPSDEVQSIKGSTRLEAKKQRRREGREQGRRRVPIITEAEFLARREAVERVMVVRQNGDRTQIGVLEDNVLVEHYVNKEQATSYVGNVYLGKVQNVLPSMEAAFVDIGKGRNAVLYAGEVNFEALGMANGPRRIETALKSGQSVLVQVTKDPIGHKGARLTSQVSLPGRYLVYVPEGSMTGISRKLPDTERARLKTILKKIVPEDAGVIVRTAAEGASEDELRRDVERLQAQWEEIQKKAKNGNAPTLLYGEPDMTVRVVRDIFNEDFSKVIVSGDEAWETIHGYVSHVAPDLADRLQRWTSEVDVFATYRIDEQLMKALDRKVWLPSGGSLVIDKTEAMVVVDVNTGKFTGQGGNLEETVTRNNLEAAEEIVRQLRLRDLGGIVVIDFIDMVLESNRDLVLRRLLECLGRDRTKHQVAEVTSLGLVQMTRKRVGQGLLESFSETCVHCNGRGVIVHMEQPSTTGGGGKRARKRGRGAEQPHEHVEAVETVEAPAEEAETEAEVAAEAAAPAALPAPAFAPDEELYSSAAEAEAAATRGRGRRRATRRVSAPVAEAAPVAEAQPAPAVEAPAAAAEAAEVTVAPEAAAPVQAEPEAPEVTVAPEAPVAEPAPQGRTRRRATRKASAPAGPPKAAAEAVAVVVPAEPKAAEPEAEPVPAEQPETPAPAEQPETPAPAAEAPAAEAPAPVAAPPRARRRVVRKVTAPAGSPAGATEAAVVVVTNATAAAEQPAAPEGEAPESAEAPEEAPAKKTARKTAKKATAKKAATKKTAAKKTAAKKTTAKKATATKATAARTTAKKTAAAEQSSLPSVTAPTES, translated from the coding sequence ATGCTCGAGCCGAACGAGACCGGCACCGCCGGTACCAGCGAAGAGAACAACAACAGCCCCAGCGACACGCTGCCGCCGCGCCGCCGTCGCCGCGCCGCGTCCCGCCCCGCCGGCCCGCCGGTCACGGCGGAGACCGCCGCCGAGACGGCCGCCGCACCGGCGGAGGCCGCCGCGCCCGCCGCCGAGGCGACCGCCGAGGCCGCCCCGGCCCGTACGCGTCGTCGCGCCACCCGCAAGGCGACCACGCCCGCCCCGGCCGCCGCCGAGGCCGTGGAGGCCCCGGCCGTGTCCGCCGCGGAGGCGCCCGCCGAGGAAGCCGCTCCGGCGCGTCCGCGCCGCCGTGCCACGCGCAAGGCGACCGCGCCCGCCGCCGAGCCGGTCGAGGCCGCGCAGCCCGTGGCCGAGGAGCCGCAGGCCGCCGCTCCGGCCGCCGAGGCCCCGGAGGCCGCCGCCCCGGCCCGTACGCGTCGTCGCGCCACGCGCAAGGCGACCGCGCCCGCCGTCGAGACGGCCCCGGCTGCCGAGACCATCCCCGTCGTCGAGCCGCTCGAGCCCGCGCAGCCGGTCGCCGAGACCGCCGCTCCGGGCGGCGAGGCCACGGAGCCCGTCGCCCCGGCCCGCACGCGCCGCCGTGCCACGCGCAAGGCGACCGCGCCCGCCGTCGAGACGGCCCCCGCCGCCGAGCCGGTCGAGGCCGCGCCGCCCGTGGCCGAGGAGCCGCAGGCCGCCGCTCCGGCCGCCGAGGCCCCGGAGGCCGCCGCCCCGGCCCGTACGCGCCGCCGCGCCACCCGCAAGACCGCCGCGCCGGTCCCGCAGGAGGAGCCGGAGACCGTCGAGGCCGGCGAGTCGCTGCCTGCCGACACCGTGGCGCAGATCACCGCCGAGGAGTCCGGCGCCGCCGTCGCGGCCGCCGAGCAGGCCGCCTCCCGCGGCCGTACGCGCCGTCGCGTGACGTCCCCGCAGTTCACCGCCGAGCCCGGGCAGGCCGCCGAGCCGTCCCGTGGCCGCCGGCCCGCACGGCCCGCCGTGCCGGTCTTCCAGGCGCCGGTGTTCACCGAGCCGATGTTCCAGACCCCGGAGACCGCCGCCGCGATGGCCGCGGCCGAGGCCGCGCAGGCCGCCGAGGCCGCCGAGGAGGAGACGGAAGAGGCCGTCGAGGCCGTGGAGACCGTCCAGGCTCCCGAGGCCGTCGCCGAGCGCGCCGAGACCGGTGGCCGCCGTCGTCGCCGCCGTCGTGGCGAGCCGGTGGAGCCCGTCGAGGCCCCGGAGCCCGTGGAGGCGGAGACCGAGGCGGAGGAGGCCGAAGCCGAGGCCGAGGCCGCCGAGGGCGAGGAGCACGACGAGTTCGAGGAGCGCCCGTCGCGCCGTCGTCGCCGGGGTGGCCGTCGCCGCCGCCGGGGCGAGGCCGCCGAGGCGGAGGAGGCCGAGGAGGGCGCCGAGGGCGAGGCCGAGGAGGCCGAGTACCAGGCCGAGGCCGAGGCCGAGGCCGAGGGCGAGGAGGAGCCGGAGGCCGGTGAGGACGGCACCCCGTCCGCCGCCGGCACCAGCAGCTCGCGCCGCCGCCGTCGCCGTCGCCGTCGCAGCGGTGACCTGGCCGCCGAGGCCGAGACGACCGAGGAGGACGGCGTCCGCACGGTCGTGAAGGTCCGTGAGCCGCGCGCCCTGCGGGAAAAGGGCGCGGAGCCGTCCGACGAGGTGCAGTCCATCAAGGGCTCGACGCGTCTGGAGGCGAAGAAGCAGCGCCGCCGCGAGGGCCGCGAGCAGGGCCGCCGCCGCGTGCCGATCATCACCGAGGCCGAGTTCCTGGCCCGCCGCGAGGCCGTCGAGCGCGTCATGGTCGTCCGCCAGAACGGCGACCGCACGCAGATCGGCGTCCTCGAGGACAACGTGCTCGTCGAGCACTACGTCAACAAGGAGCAGGCGACCTCGTACGTCGGCAACGTCTACCTGGGCAAGGTCCAGAACGTGCTGCCGTCGATGGAGGCCGCGTTCGTCGACATCGGCAAGGGCCGCAACGCCGTCCTGTACGCCGGAGAGGTCAACTTCGAGGCGCTCGGCATGGCCAACGGCCCGCGCCGCATCGAGACCGCGCTCAAGTCCGGCCAGTCCGTCCTCGTCCAGGTGACGAAGGACCCGATCGGCCACAAGGGCGCCCGCCTGACCAGCCAGGTCTCGCTGCCCGGCCGCTACCTGGTGTACGTGCCCGAGGGCTCGATGACCGGTATCAGCCGCAAGCTGCCCGACACCGAGCGCGCCCGGCTGAAGACCATCCTCAAGAAGATCGTCCCCGAGGACGCGGGCGTCATCGTGCGCACCGCCGCCGAGGGCGCGAGCGAGGACGAGCTGCGCCGTGACGTCGAGCGTCTGCAGGCGCAGTGGGAGGAGATCCAGAAGAAGGCGAAGAACGGCAACGCCCCGACGCTCCTCTACGGTGAGCCGGACATGACCGTCCGGGTCGTCCGCGACATCTTCAACGAGGACTTCTCGAAGGTCATCGTCAGCGGCGACGAGGCGTGGGAGACCATCCACGGCTACGTGTCGCACGTCGCGCCCGACCTGGCCGACCGGCTCCAGCGCTGGACGTCCGAGGTCGACGTCTTCGCCACCTACCGGATCGACGAGCAGCTGATGAAGGCGCTGGACCGCAAGGTCTGGCTGCCGTCCGGTGGTTCGCTGGTGATCGACAAGACCGAGGCCATGGTCGTGGTCGACGTCAACACCGGCAAGTTCACCGGCCAGGGCGGCAACCTCGAGGAGACCGTCACCAGGAACAACCTGGAGGCGGCCGAGGAGATCGTGCGCCAGCTGCGCCTGCGCGACCTGGGCGGCATCGTCGTCATCGACTTCATCGACATGGTGCTGGAGTCCAACCGGGACCTGGTGCTGCGGCGTCTGCTGGAGTGCCTGGGCCGGGACCGGACGAAGCACCAGGTCGCCGAGGTGACCTCGCTGGGCCTGGTCCAGATGACCCGCAAGCGGGTGGGCCAGGGCCTGCTGGAGTCGTTCTCCGAGACCTGCGTCCACTGCAACGGGCGCGGCGTGATCGTCCACATGGAGCAGCCGTCCACCACGGGCGGTGGCGGCAAGCGCGCCCGCAAGCGCGGTCGCGGCGCCGAGCAGCCGCACGAGCACGTCGAGGCGGTCGAGACCGTGGAGGCCCCCGCGGAGGAGGCCGAGACGGAGGCCGAGGTCGCCGCCGAGGCGGCCGCCCCGGCCGCGCTGCCCGCGCCCGCCTTCGCCCCGGACGAGGAGCTGTACTCCAGCGCCGCCGAGGCCGAGGCCGCCGCCACGCGTGGCCGTGGCCGCCGCCGGGCCACCCGCCGGGTGTCCGCGCCCGTCGCCGAGGCCGCCCCGGTGGCCGAGGCGCAGCCGGCGCCCGCAGTGGAGGCCCCGGCGGCCGCCGCTGAGGCCGCCGAGGTCACCGTGGCCCCCGAGGCCGCGGCGCCCGTCCAGGCCGAGCCGGAGGCTCCGGAGGTCACCGTGGCGCCCGAGGCGCCCGTCGCGGAGCCGGCCCCGCAGGGCCGTACGCGTCGCCGGGCGACCCGTAAGGCGTCCGCGCCCGCGGGTCCGCCGAAGGCCGCGGCCGAGGCCGTCGCCGTGGTCGTGCCCGCCGAGCCGAAGGCCGCCGAGCCCGAGGCCGAGCCGGTGCCCGCCGAGCAGCCGGAGACCCCGGCGCCCGCCGAGCAGCCGGAGACCCCGGCGCCCGCCGCCGAGGCCCCGGCCGCCGAGGCGCCCGCCCCCGTGGCGGCCCCGCCGAGGGCGCGCCGCCGGGTCGTGCGCAAGGTCACCGCTCCGGCCGGTTCCCCCGCGGGTGCCACCGAGGCCGCGGTCGTCGTCGTGACCAACGCCACGGCCGCCGCCGAGCAGCCGGCCGCGCCGGAGGGCGAGGCGCCGGAGTCCGCGGAGGCCCCGGAGGAGGCACCGGCCAAGAAGACGGCTCGCAAGACCGCCAAGAAGGCCACCGCGAAGAAGGCCGCCACCAAGAAGACGGCGGCCAAGAAGACCGCGGCGAAGAAGACGACCGCCAAGAAGGCCACGGCCACCAAGGCCACGGCCGCCAGGACGACGGCGAAGAAGACCGCCGCCGCCGAGCAGTCGTCGCTGCCCTCCGTGACGGCGCCCACCGAGAGCTGA